Below is a genomic region from Pseudochaenichthys georgianus chromosome 13, fPseGeo1.2, whole genome shotgun sequence.
gaaaacactcacaagaaacaccgactgttgttatgcctgctgtgacgttaaagtatttatcatctgaatttgccgaaaaaagtttaatattctgaaagccaagactttgtttaattgaaatcagatgaaaaaaaactgtaacggaccctgccgtgttatttatgattactctacgcttacattcataatgtcagccggagggagggggggcggcgctgcggaagagcagattgcctgtcatcttccctttacttCTAATActtaaagaatgtatttatcgtgtgagttTTGAAacaaaagtttcatattctgaaagccaagactttgtttgtttaaaatcaaacaaaacacacaaaccccgaaaaaatagttttttacgcaaatccacgtttattttgaaatgagccgttgcgacttccgactgatttcgatagagcgggtcacatatattTTGACTGCAATAGTTCAATTTTCCCATATGTGTCATTAAcactggggacatgtccccttCACCTTTTGAGAAAGCTGATTTGGTCCAAAGCTTTAATTTgtcaaatatttttttaaaagcttGCGCCCCAAAAGAATTATTACGCATGTACTCATAAGTTTTATAGCCCCATTTTGGTATTTATATACTCTAACCTGACTTTGATCCCCCAATTACACTGCCTAAAAGTGTATATGTTGAAGACCATTTAAAATCTTCTGACCTCTGATGACCCcatcacttttcaacacaagtacATGTcaactcatttcatttcatttcaaacctttatttatccagattggtcccattgagatcatagatctctttttcaagggagacctgcagcatatagattccacatgaaacataaaacaataaaggacattatacattatatttacaggatacatagttataaacatttacaagtgcccattgtatcagcaagcatttcattttgcctagctttaaaaacatgcagaggaatgagattgctcagtttcaattcttgctgaagattgttccaagcaagtggagctgcgcacataaaagctgtcttaccgaagacagtccttgctcttggcacatctaacaagactacatcatgtgacctcagacaatagctgcttgcaactctctgtgttatcagagagcagatataatacaggagtttacccaacaaagctttatagataaacgtgtaccaatgactgagcctccgtacagagagtgatggtaaacctgccttggtatacagtgtacagtgatgtgtaagcgctttacaatttgtgacaaatctcagagcactgtgatacgcagcatccaatttgctcaagtaattggcaggtgcattcatatacaacaaatccccatagtccagcacaggtaaaaaggtcacagtgactagccttttcctggcctcaactGCAGCGTATGTATTTACAAAATGTTCTTTACTCAGTTTAAAAATGACATAACTGTTTGTTTGTCAGTCTTTCTAAAACACAAAATATTGTGTGATCGGCTGTTTGTCATACATTGACGAAACCCTCTCTGATTGGATGGCCCAGGATGTCATACTGGAAGGCGTTGTCgatgcagtttttttttttgtatggctAAGACAACCATCAACTCTAACAAAGATATGTGTGTCTCTGTTGAGGCTCTGCATCACATATTTGGTTCCATCATGACGTTTGGCCTTTCTCAGGAGCAGTTCTGTTTTCCGGGCTCTAATGCCTCGTGTGTTACGGATCAGTTCAATGCGGGGACCAAAGTCGTCCTTTACTTGTTGTTTGTTTCATGTATGCTGGTTACCATTTTagggaactttattgtcatggTATCAATAGCTCATTTCAAGCAGTTGCATAATCCCAGCAACGTACTTGTTTTATCTCTTGCTCTTTCGGACCTTCTTGTGGGTGTCGCTGTGATGCCCTTCAGCACCATTCGGACCATTCATGGTTGCTGGTTTTACGGGGATGATTTCTGTATGCTTCACTCAAGTTCTGATATGTTTCTTGTATCTGTCTCTATATTCCACCTCGTTTGTATTGCGGTGGACAGGCAACAAGCAATATGTAATCCTCTGCATTACTCTAGGAATATCACCATGTCAGTGGCGTGGATTATGGTATGTGCAAGCTGGGCGTTGGCTGCCCTCTACTGTTATGGACAAATTTACTCAAAGGCTAACGTAGTAGGGTTAGAAGAGTATATGGAATCGATAAAGTGCCTCGGCAGTTGTAACCTTTTCTTTAACCCCCTTTGGGGAATCCTGGACTGTGTAACTACATTTTTCTTTCCCTGCACTGTTATGGTTTGTCTGTACACTAAAATATTTATCGTGGCAAAAGAGCATGTCAGAAAGATTGGAGATATGGGCAATTGTTCAAATGACAGAGGGTTGGTTAAAAAGTCTGAGCATAAGGCTGCAAAGACTCTGGGTATTGTGCTTGGTGCCTTTATCTTTTGTTGGATGCCGTTTTTTACTAACACAATAATCGATGCCTTCACTCGCTTTAACACACCTGCTGCTCTCTTCGAGGCTTATGTTTGGTTGGGTTACTTCAACTCAACCTTAAATCCAATAATCTATGCCTTCTTTTATCCTTGGTTTAAGAAATGCTTTTATCTTATTGTCAATCTGAAAATACTTAACCCCCATTCTTCAAACATAAATGTGCTTACACATTTATGAAAGTAGTGGTGAGTATTTGTATGGAAATTATTGCTTTAAGAGccgttttaaatgtatttgttacaGATAAAACAAAAGCTAGATGAAAGATGAAAGATGCATGGAGGCTTATCCTTTTTTCCTGCTGATCTCTCTTGCTCAGCCAATGGAAGTGTGAAATGTACTAAAGCACTATGCCTTATTTTCCTTAGACAGGATTATGATTGTAAAAATTACAATTAAGTCAAAATATTTCAATCTGTTAATGCCACCATCTAAAAAAACTATTCCTGCATTTAAGAAAGACCAACAGATTATGATCCGTAATGAAGGTACATTTACCACATAAGGaactttattgtttttatggaaATTTGAATAACTAAAGGTGTTACTATGAATAAATACgaaaaatggtttatgttttgtCATTGAAACTAGAGTAGGTTAACAAGTCGGTAGGTTACTAATATATTCATCTAAGGATTTAATTAAAAAGATAAAATATGTAACATTCATTATTGATTATTGATTTGTAAGTGTTCCTCCACATTGATCTTGTCATCCTTACGTGTGCACAATACATACAATTAAAAAAGGTATAAGAagttgtgaaaataaatgtttgcaggtccaaaacaaatccttaaGTATTGATTGAATTCATAGATTCAGATTTTTAAAAgtcccatacattttattttttcacatCTGTGGCCGATATATGCACTTTGGTTTTTGTCTGGTGTTTTTGCCTTTAGGAGATGTCTAATTTATTCCTTATCATGTATTTTATTCTATCCTGAATCAGTCTTCTAGTGTTGATATATTTAAAGCGCTGTGTAAAGCCTGACTTTCTAACAATCAGTTGGTCAGGCAGTGGCTCGAATATGTACATTAGACAATATCCCAAACAATCTCATCTTACTGTGGCACTAACCGAAGGCTGTGTGTATTAcgttacattttttgttttcagggccaccgtaaaaGTTTCCCATAACAAAAAGTATTGTATGGATATTAAAAAGGGACAGCTGAAGTGATACTCAACCCAAAACCCTTTATGAATACGAAACACTGGCTAAAGCCAGACATGAATCTGGCTGTGAATTTTTCAACTGTGGAGCAGGATGGATCCAAACTCATAGGAAACTTAGAACGGATACAAGGTTTGGTCAAGACCTTGTACCAAAGGTCTCGTGATTGCAGAGCTAATGGTGAAGAGATATAACTAATATGTCAGACGACAGGAAGTAAAAACAGACAAGACACAGGGGAATACAAaatctttcaaaataaaataggaaactaCGGAGCCCCCCTGGTGACATTGGTgagaaaaatattaatatatatattaatattaatattaatacgtGTCCACGTATTAATAATGCGTGGCCACGAGTTAATAATGCGTGGCCACGAATTAGTTATTATGTTCCCACACATTAGTAATTTGTGGGAACACAATAATTATTACGCAATAAGTAAATCCAGATAGTCAATAGAAACTGATAACTGAGtgacaaccatagactgtatatataaaggtgacAACACTTGCTAAACTCTGTACCGTAGGCTACGGCTATTATCGCGAAGCATGGatcattttgatttgatttcattttattttcatttgggTATGAATTATAATGATATTCTGCAATCCCTTGCAGTTAAGCACAGTGTCGTCCTTAGCGAAAGGCACTTGATTCGGCTGCTGAAAATGCACGGTTT
It encodes:
- the LOC117457548 gene encoding trace amine-associated receptor 13c-like — protein: MTFGLSQEQFCFPGSNASCVTDQFNAGTKVVLYLLFVSCMLVTILGNFIVMVSIAHFKQLHNPSNVLVLSLALSDLLVGVAVMPFSTIRTIHGCWFYGDDFCMLHSSSDMFLVSVSIFHLVCIAVDRQQAICNPLHYSRNITMSVAWIMVCASWALAALYCYGQIYSKANVVGLEEYMESIKCLGSCNLFFNPLWGILDCVTTFFFPCTVMVCLYTKIFIVAKEHVRKIGDMGNCSNDRGLVKKSEHKAAKTLGIVLGAFIFCWMPFFTNTIIDAFTRFNTPAALFEAYVWLGYFNSTLNPIIYAFFYPWFKKCFYLIVNLKILNPHSSNINVLTHL